From Debaryomyces hansenii CBS767 chromosome C complete sequence, a single genomic window includes:
- a CDS encoding DEHA2C16126p (similar to uniprot|Q06102 Saccharomyces cerevisiae YPR107c YTH1 Essential RNA-binding component of cleavage and polyadenylation factor) encodes MLQLNQVIHPDTRNKRFKFEPFLLKEYNFGLDPDRPVCQFYNPSNPNNSCPNGSLCPHKHVSSMYSNKIVCKHWLRGLCKKNDHCEFLHEYNLRKMPECLFYSKNGFCTQTPECLYLHVDPQSKIPPCSSYEKGFCPDGPKCANRHIRKIMCPLWLTGFCPKGAECDYTHPRFEAIIDRLRIKPDEDAVEEKEKVANGSDKEDQNMADATSNGNTEEKDESGP; translated from the coding sequence AGGAACAAGAGGTTCAAGTTTGAGCCATTTTTACtcaaagaatataattttggGTTAGATCCAGACCGTCCAGTATGCCAGTTCTACAATCCACTGAACCCAAATAATTCATGCCCAAATGGAAGTCTTTGTCCACATAAGCATGTTTCGTCCATGTATTCGAACAAGATCGTGTGCAAGCATTGGTTAAGAGGTCTCTGCAAAAAGAATGATCATTGTGAGTTCTTACACGAGTACAATTTAAGAAAGATGCCGGAGTGCTTGTTCTACTCGAAAAACGGCTTCTGCACACAGACACCCGAATGTCTCTATTTGCATGTTGATCCCCAACTGAAAATACCTCCATGTTCTAGTTATGAAAAAGGGTTTTGTCCAGACGGTCCTAAATGTGCAAACAGACATATTAGAAAAATCATGTGTCCATTGTGGCTTACTGGTTTTTGTCCCAAGGGTGCTGAATGTGACTACACTCATCCAAGATTCGAAGCTATAATAGACAGGTTAAGGATTAAGCCGGATGAGGATGCTgtagaagaaaaagaaaaagtgGCCAATGGGTCCGACAAAGAAGATCAAAATATGGCAGATGCTACACTGAATGGAAATACCGAAGAAAAGGACGAGTCCGGGCCTTGA
- a CDS encoding DEHA2C16258p (similar to CA1178|IPF5062 Candida albicans) encodes MLCSSKTIRPQGSVFRTLRVQTSSFHSSCFMLAGHSKWANIKHDKAKNDAKKSREAYSIATRIVSSVKAGGVEGNAQLLTLVEKAKKLNVTKKIIENAIKRGTGEISSEGQQLAEVTYEFMGPGGVAFIVEASTDNKTRTIGLVKHAMSKFNASLSPCQYLFDRKGSIIFSPRNETETLDDVLEVAIDIGAEDVEDYKDTDNEYGKEKLFRIVTDVGDIFEISNKLSANGYVLKDSTTGYMAESDTHVEFPEAHEKGLKKALELLDEIPELTNYYSNIKDDE; translated from the coding sequence ATGTTATGCTCATCAAAGACAATCAGACCACAGGGAAGTGTATTCAGGACACTTAGAGTTCAAACTTCACTGTTCCATTCGAGTTGCTTTATGCTCGCAGGGCATTCTAAATGGGCCAATATTAAGCACGATAAAGCCAAAAACGACGCTAAAAAGTCCAGAGAAGCGTATTCGATCGCCACACGGATCGTATCGAGTGTCAAGGCCGGAGGAGTCGAGGGTAATGCCCAATTGTTGACTCTTGTAGAGAAGGcgaaaaaattgaatgttACCAAGAAGATCATCGAGAATGCTATTAAACGAGGAACCGGGGAAATAAGCTCAGAGGGACAGCAACTCGCCGAAGTAACATACGAGTTTATGGGACCCGGAGGTGTTGCATTTATTGTGGAGGCAAGTACAGACAATAAGACCCGTACGATTGGGTTAGTGAAGCATGCCATGTCAAAGTTCAATGCGTCATTGAGCCCGTGCCAGTATTTATTTGACCGTAAGGGGTCCATCATATTCTCTCCTCGTAACGAGACCGAGACGCTTGACGATGTGCTAGAAGTTGCCATCGATATAGGTGCAGAGGATGTAGAGGACTACAAGGACACTGACAACGAGTACGGCAAGGAAAAATTATTCAGGATCGTGACTGATGTGGGAGATATCTTTGAAATCTCCAACAAGCTCTCAGCCAATGGATACGTCCTCAAGGACTCGACCACTGGGTACATGGCCGAAAGCGATACGCACGTCGAATTCCCCGAAGCCCACGAAAAGGGTCTCAAAAAGGCGTTAGAGCTCTTGGACGAAATTCCCGAATTGACCAACTACTACTCGAACATCAAGGACGACGAATAA
- a CDS encoding DEHA2C16148p (similar to uniprot|Q06096 Saccharomyces cerevisiae YPR105c COG4 Essential component of the conserved oligomeric Golgi complex): protein MNENSYGNNTKLNIKGLFTPRYSLYSSISIDIENIMSGNGFNQSAPLFSTLSESKLDKTVSTLDQRFHEATTTNELHSLIAEIDTTTASIDKELNHFSIIKSKKHQQETSNIELNRAKLSTTISNSTEMTSLFSAANDLGHSLTFKIKSLDQEIGNVKQTLTFVSDIQALKNNINQASYAIEHKNWELAAQCLHTITSKLPPELVNGNFASVVIPSTDIPELPSVTVQKWIELLTEEFQKGFNEASKNRNVSELTKYFQLFPLIQKEEIGLNCYSKFICQIITDTSRSLINSASGGSNAATKHGMYLTISMKLFENISMMLSQHGPLIKKYYGSTYDNAISYVVTKIQHEIDSQIGLISDTFYDIKRIDKVIQDISLYNFPVLSKRFSDHEDPSGVDQANVNPEEDELVSIVEIGDLVSELAGILHNWALYCKFITLKYYQSNDGTDNDEGLKLPKLIMDSNFTGKIHKKFLPAFESLYSYYFRRSLEKAITIEELPSLEPHLIMTSSSDPPDQVPCSSVIEDATLVLNTTLRNIIDTAQPITLKRFINEDFKVIQRDLINGFFIKNLNSNQPRYNSTLTLVAPTSNPNGVLSGTASPGISRSGTPVHEGSGTMGFFKGASSALGNVVGSGASAGAGISTTAAHTNNAKLMNFVLYLNTVAMGQEYFTKIFESITKNNPDYLRNNFPFGKDSEKIASILKTEFLDPFISITNKIIQDSLINFYNQSLKNKLLNLINDCFPDANDSHYIIYSVNSLNDTSTILRFTTTWQSLIRPYKQTFHKSLIFHKLLRLLVVNLANLIEKKLVNVLKKFKINELGSLKLEKDMSHIINEMCEDNYELREKFVRVTQLVLLVGMDDEEYDMSNEGGHNNDEGDQAGDDLGVNWVLTPMERKQARKFRV from the coding sequence ATGAACGAGAACTCGTATGGAAACAACACGAAACTCAATATTAAGGGCCTATTTACACCACGATACCTGCTCTACAGTTCAATATCTATCGATATTGAGAATATAATGTCCGGTAATGGATTCAATCAGCTGGCACCTTTATTTTCGACTCTATCTGAGTCAAAACTAGATAAAACGGTACTGACGTTAGATCAAAGGTTCCATGAAGCGACTACTACAAATGAATTGCATAGTTTAATAGCTGAAATAGATACAACAACAgcttcaattgataaagaattgaatcatttttCTATAATAAAACTGAAAAAGCATCAACAAGAAACAtccaatattgaattaaatcGGGCGAAATTATCGACAACAATTCTGAATTCAACCGAGATGACTCTGTTATTCTCGGCGGCTAATGATTTAGGACATTCGTTGACATTTAAGATCAAATCATTGGACCAGGAGATTGGTAACGTCAAACAAACGTTGACTTTTGTTAGTGATATCCAGGcattaaagaataatataaatcaGGCGAGTTATGCTATTGAGCATAAAAACTGGGAATTGGCAGCTCAATGTTTACATACTATTACGAGCAAACTACCACCTGAATTGGTTAATGGTAATTTTGCTTCTGTGGTGATACCCAGTACTGATATTCCTGAGTTACCTTCTGTAACTGTACAAAAATGGATTGAATTGTTAACagaagaatttcaaaaaggGTTTAATGAAGCATCAAAAAATAGAAATGTTTCTGAGTTAACAAAATACTTCCAGTTGTTTCCattgattcaaaaagaGGAAATAGGTCTCAATTGCTATTCTAAATTCATTTGCCAAATAATAACCGATACCCTGCGTTCATTGATTAATTCCGCATCTGGCGGCAGTAATGCTGCCACCAAACATGGCATGTACCTAACTATAAGtatgaaattatttgaaaatatatctatgATGTTGTCTCAGCATGGACCattgatcaagaaatattacGGCTCTACATATGACAATGCAATTTCATACGTTGTAACAAAAATACAGcatgaaattgattcacAGATTGGTTTGATTAGTGACACTTTCTATGAtataaaaagaattgataaagTCATTCAAGACATTAGTCTCTATAACTTCCCTGTTTTGTCAAAAAGGTTTTCAGACCATGAAGATCCCTCCGGTGTTGACCAAGCAAATGTAAATCCagaggaagatgaattgGTTTCCattgttgaaattggtGACTTGGTAAGTGAGTTGGCTGGCATCCTACATAATTGGGCCTTGTATTGTAAATTCATCACATTAAAGTATTATCAATCTAATGACGGTACTGATAACGATGAGGGATTGAAGCttccaaaattaattatggATTCCAATTTCACAGGTAAGATTCACAAGAAATTCTTGCCTGCATTTGAATCCTTATATTCCTATTATTTCAGAAGATCTTTGGAGAAAGCTATAaccattgaagaattgcCATCATTAGAACCACATTTGATAATGACTTCGTCATCAGATCCGCCTGATCAAGTACCTTGTTCATCTGTTATAGAAGATGCTACATTGGTGTTAAACACCACCTTAAGAAACATAATAGACACGGCGCAGCCAATCACACTCAAAAGATTCATAAACGAAGACTTCAAAGTTATTCAGCGGGACTTAATTAATGgattctttatcaaaaatttaaattctaATCAGCCTCGTTATAACTCTACATTGACTTTAGTGGCACCTACATCAAATCCAAATGGCGTACTCAGTGGTACTGCCAGTCCTGGAATATCTAGAAGTGGGACGCCAGTCCACGAAGGTTCAGGTACTATGGGATTTTTTAAAGGTGCTTCTAGTGCTTTGGGTAATGTTGTCGGAAGCGGTGCGTCTGCCGGAGCTGGAATCAGTACAACTGCCGCACATACTAATAATGCTAAGTTAATGaattttgtattatatttaaatactGTTGCAATGGGGCAAGAGTACTTTACAAAGATTTTTGAAAGCATAACCAAAAATAATCCGGACTACTTAAGAAATAACTTCCCCTTTGGTAAAGACCTGGAAAAGATTGCAAGCATACTTAAAACAGAATTTTTGGATCCATTTATATCAATCACCAATAAGATTATTCAAGATAGTTTAATTAACTTTTACAATCAATCGCTTAAGAATAAATTGCTTAATCTTATTAACGATTGTTTTCCTGATGCTAACGATTCAcactatataatatactcCGTCAACTCTCTAAATGATACTTCAACTATCTTGAGATTCACAACAACGTGGCAATCGTTGATCAGACCATATAAGCAAACGTTTCATAAGTCATTAATTTTCCATAAACTCTTGAGGTTATTGGTTGTGAACTTGGCCAATTTGATCGAGAAAAAATTGGTGAATGTGTTAAAAAAgttcaaaataaatgaattggGATCGCTTAAGTTAGAAAAGGATATGTCTCacattattaatgaaatgtGTGAAGATAACTATGAATTAAGAGAAAAGTTTGTAAGAGTAACTCAATTAGTTTTACTTGTTGGTATGGATGACGAGGAATACGACATGAGTAACGAAGGTGGTCATAACAATGATGAAGGTGATCAAGCGGGCGATGATTTGGGTGTTAATTGGGTTTTGACTCCAATGGAAAGAAAGCAGGCTAGAAAATTTAGGGTTTAA
- a CDS encoding DEHA2C16170p (similar to uniprot|Q08208 Saccharomyces cerevisiae YOL041c NOP12 Nucleolar protein), producing the protein MSTFSSIFGSSGDNANVDKSIDSLFKASKGPVSRQYSDRARTVINIPADAATEESGADQSESIEETEEDKERDIKAEAKRAKKTRQKKDLNEDLESKYYNKLLKEQDEEAPKVEKDEKVESGSGSDSDSDDEEDQSGETKSKRAKTVDLKENELEKAERTVFVGNVNASVVGSKPMYKKFKKLFSQYGKIQSIRFRSISFDDAVPRKVAFAKKKLHSSRDTLNAYVVFAEKEPSLKCVPKLNATEFEHAHLRVDHVAHPAPKDNKRTIFVGNLDFEEKEETLWRYFNSKTDNDVESVRVIRDAKTNVGKGFALVQFKDTLSVNKSLLLNDKPMSAEKKRKLRISKAKAHTKPSILSPNHIDNSKKAYASNKSKMSAKLSDQQRTKLGRAQTVLNKSDRATAGKSRNIIEGQRASKGDSIAGIKGLKSNRDRKIKKPRIRDRSTKFKNERDSMASELKNGPKK; encoded by the coding sequence ATGTCGACGTTCAGCTCGATCTTTGGATCCTCAGGCGATAATGCTAATGTTGATAAGAGTATAGATCTGTTATTCAAGGCTTCAAAAGGGCCAGTTTCCAGACAATATTCAGATAGGGCCAGAACCGTGATTAATATTCCAGCAGATGCTGCAACGGAGGAATCTGGTGCAGATCAGAGCGAAAGCATCGAGGAAACAGAAGAAGACAAGGAAAGAGATATAAAGGCTGAAGCCAAGCGTGCGAAAAAGACGAGACAAAAGAAGGATTTGAATGAGGATTTGGAATCGAAGTACTACAATAAGTTGTTAAAGGAACAGGATGAAGAGGCCCCAAAAGTggaaaaagatgaaaaagTGGAAAGTGGATCAGGAAGTGACTCTGACTCGgacgacgaagaagacCAAAGTGGTGAAACTAAGTCCAAGCGTGCCAAGACGgttgatttgaaagaaaatgagTTAGAGAAAGCGGAACGTACTGTGTTTGTGGGTAATGTGAATGCTTCTGTTGTTGGATCGAAGCCAATGTAtaagaaattcaagaaaCTTTTTTCGCAATACGGTAAAATTCAGTCGATCAGATTTAGATCCATATCATTCGACGACGCCGTTCCAAGGAAAGTGGCCTTCGCAAAGAAAAAGTTGCACAGTTCTAGAGATACGTTGAATGCGTATGTTGTGTTTGCTGAAAAAGAGCCATCATTAAAGTGTGTTCCCAAGTTGAATGCGACTGAGTTTGAACATGCACATTTAAGAGTCGACCACGTCGCCCATCCAGCACCAAAGGATAACAAAAGAACTATTTTTGTTGGaaatttggattttgaagaaaaggaagaaacCTTGTGGCGTTATTTCAACTCTAAGACCGATAACGATGTCGAATCTGTCAGAGTTATCAGAGACGCTAAGACCAATGTAGGCAAAGGTTTTGCGTTGGTTCAATTTAAGGATACGTTGTCGGTCAACAAGTCTTTGTTGCTCAACGATAAGCCAATGTCTGCAGAAAAGAAACGTAAGCTTCGTATTTCTAAGGCAAAAGCACACACCAAACCATCGATATTATCGCCAAATCACATTGACAACTCTAAGAAGGCATATGCTTCAAACAAATCCAAGATGTCTGCTAAGTTAAGTGACCAGCAAAGAACCAAGTTAGGTAGAGCCCAAACTGTTTTGAATAAGAGTGATAGAGCCACAGCTGGTAAATccagaaatattattgaaggtCAAAGAGCTTCCAAGGGGGATCTGATCGCCGGAATCAAGGGCCTCAAGAGCAATAGGGACAGGAAAATAAAGAAGCCTAGAATCAGAGACAGATCTACcaaatttaaaaatgaaagagACTCAATGGCTTCggaattgaagaatggTCCAAAGAAATga
- a CDS encoding DEHA2C16214p (similar to uniprot|Q12114 Saccharomyces cerevisiae YLR330w CHS5 chitin synthesis protein), which produces MVEVSLTVGKLDASLALLLTKDHHLIEFPTILLPNGVRAGSIVKIKCDQDLEGEKEEQKEFQTIQDEILTTFGTNLPSVPNLKIKNVTQTSCVLEWDTLELGTANLKNLILFKDGKKLGAIPQPLTSKTTKLSGLSIDQTFEFQLRLDTTAGIYSSAVVEVTTHKMTDLSGITVCLGDITANDQFTVEDIENTLKNMGANYPPQDQIKVDTTHYICTRENKQNPEFLKAFDMNIPIIRPEWLKACERERRIVGVRDFYVKDCVLPDILAKNYWQKGNTQSSATRATESNETAPEAEKLEENKPATEAPTVVVDEADEHKEEEAKKQSVGTSDVPDTDNGTKVTESVETIDTANDQLEEVKIDDSTSNVKADEQVDSEAQKEEQTTSEPQDVNADVIEPSVESETKAEEPEEETKPEAIEPSEVSLPTEEKEEDNSKIETKDTVDESNENEPVKDEIKLEDKETQISGEANVESKETEASEKIEPMEKEESAELGNTEAEGEGEGEGEGEGENEAAGQEDSNNDSTSTNKKKKNNKKKNKKKKNIS; this is translated from the coding sequence atggTAGAAGTATCGTTAACTGTTGGTAAGCTTGATGCTTCATTAGCATTATTGTTGACGAAAGATcatcatttaattgaatttcCAACGATTTTATTGCCTAATGGTGTCAGAGCAGGGTCAATTGTTAAAATCAAATGTGACCAGGATTTAGAAGGCGAAAAGGAAGAACAGAAAGAGTTCCAGACGATACAAGACGAGATATTGACAACGTTTGGTACGAACTTACCGAGCGTCcctaatttaaaaattaaaaatgttaCTCAGACTTCATGTGTATTAGAATGGGATACCTTGGAATTGGGAACAgccaatttgaaaaatttgattctTTTCAAGGATGGTAAGAAATTGGGGGCTATTCCACAGCCTTTGACCAGCAAGACGACGAAGTTATCAGGATTATCGATCGATCAAACATTCGAGTTTCAATTACGATTGGACACAACAGCAGGTATCTATCTGTCAGCAGTGGTTGAAGTCACTACACATAAGATGACGGATTTATCTGGTATCACTGTTTGTTTAGGTGATATTACCGCCAACGATCAATTCACGGTGGaggatattgaaaatacattgaaaaatatgggTGCTAATTATCCGCCACAAGACCAAATCAAGGTGGATACTACTCATTATATATGTACTAGAGAAAACAAACAGAATCCAGAATTTTTAAAAGCATTTGATATgaatattccaattattaGACCTGAATGGTTGAAGGCTTgtgaaagagaaagaagaatagTTGGTGTAAGAGACTTCTATGTCAAGGATTGCGTATTGCCAGATATATTAGCGAAAAACTATTGGCAGAAGGGAAATACTCAAAGTAGTGCCACCAGAGCGACAGAATCAAATGAGACTGCGCCTGAAGCAGAAAAGttggaagaaaataaaccaGCTACTGAGGCTCCTACTGTTGTTGTGGATGAAGCGGATGAAcataaagaagaagaggcAAAAAAGCAATCTGTGGGAACATCTGATGTACCAGATACAGACAACGGAACTAAAGTTACTGAATCCGTGGAAACTATTGATACAGCAAATGATCaacttgaagaagttaAGATTGATGATTCAACCAGCAATGTGAAAGCAGATGAACAAGTTGACTCTGAAGCTCAAAAGGAAGAGCAAACAACGAGCGAGCCTCAAGATGTAAATGCCGATGTCATAGAACCCTCTGTAGAATCTGAAACTAAGGCTGAAGAACCTGAAGAAGAAACGAAACCAGAAGCAATAGAACCTTCAGAAGTTTCACTACcaacagaagaaaaggaagaggATAATTCTAAGATAGAAACCAAAGATACAgttgatgaatcaaatgaaaatgaaccAGTGAAGGATGAGATTAAGTTAGAGGATAAGGAAACGCAAATAAGCGGTGAAGCTAATGTCGAAAGCAAAGAAACAGAAGCTTCAGAAAAGATAGAACCAATGgagaaagaagaatctGCGGAACTTGGAAATACTGAGGCAGAAGGTGAGGGTGAAGGTGAAGGTGAAGGTGAGGGCGAGAATGAGGCAGCAGGTCAGGAAGATTCGAATAATGATTCTActtcaacaaataaaaagaagaagaacaataaaaagaaaaataagaagaaaaagaatatttccTAG
- a CDS encoding DEHA2C16236p (highly similar to uniprot|P39111 Saccharomyces cerevisiae YGR020c VMA7 Vacuolar H ATPase subunit F of the catalytic (V1) sector), giving the protein MSSANEAMSKRTLLAAIADEDSVTGLLLAGVGQISNEEGKETNFLTVIPGKTSVEDVEEAFERFTTKRDDIAILLINQHIADLIRYRVDGYTNAFPAILEIPSKDHPYDPEKDSILKKVRRLFGDN; this is encoded by the coding sequence ATGAGTTCTGCCAATGAAGCCATGTCAAAGCGGACATTATTAGCTGCTATAGCAGATGAAGATTCAGTAACGGGGTTATTGTTAGCTGGTGTCGGGCAAATTTCGAACGAAGAAGGCAAAGAAACCAATTTCTTGACTGTCATACCTGGTAAGACGTCTGTTGAAGATGTGGAAGAAGCATTCGAGAGGTTTACTACCAAAAGAGACGACATTGCCATTCTCTTGATTAATCAACATATTGCTGATTTAATCAGATACAGAGTTGATGGTTACACCAATGCATTCCCGGCCATTCTAGAAATCCCCTCTAAAGATCATCCATATGACCCTGAAAAGGATTctatattgaagaaagtaAGAAGATTATTTGGTGATAactaa
- a CDS encoding DEHA2C16192p (some similarities with uniprot|P31385 Saccharomyces cerevisiae YAL013w DEP1 regulator of phospholipid metabolism singleton) gives MATEESNNKESPLTDIATSPPPFDLTLDNKELENDQTSNFISNKANSGQESQENNSKTNRDSYESSELSDLGEDESEAETDKMDFLDDDPNSSGEKVSDLNAISKLTELAHLKEVDSDNEDDENVVKEEQSAPHEEDGEKSVKETEETSETNTKIEESSSDGEMSINPKENAEANKEIMEDLERISQSVEDGTNRRPSKRSISEPDQTNNKKPKMESEEEPNTGKTGEDVPDNVLNDEHENSDVEESQKDDLNNGNSNSGEDEENDDANNGTKTDDQEADEEDEDADEMGDFESSEKDVDINEKRKLAIEELIIIESSFAELRDKLYQDKLNLLEHELQLCLEGSHPELSRIYYKINQFHQDSLKQANSNLNYKLKCIDVSTIASRTSIHQNFLKKLMDCKNDMITDTTSLWYKINKERNQLDQLVPDYNFTAIPSIPNYTATVPIEEGANGVANGILNGHEIAPLSKKTIKQNTVFELVEQRNNLNCQLGILNGLLQFHGLPSALYSNVDDNFVGPSQELLLRKATDDEINEDLRAMGIPM, from the coding sequence ATGGCTACGGAAGAATCAAACAACAAAGAATCACCTTTAACAGACATAGCCACGTCGCCTCCCCCATTTGATTTGACATTGGATAATAAGGAGTTGGAAAACGACCAAACGTCTAATTTCATATCGAATAAAGCTAATTCTGGCCAGGAATCACAGGAAAACAACAGTAAGACGAATCGAGATAGCTACGAGAGTTCGGAGCTCAGTGATTTGGGAGAGGACGAATCAGAGGCAGAAACGGATAAAATGGACTTTTTGGATGACGATCCTAATTCCAGCGGTGAAAAAGTGCTGGATTTGAATGCGATTTCGAAGTTGACTGAATTGGCACACTTGAAGGAGGTGGACTCGGACAACGAAGACGATGAAAATGTTGTCAAAGAAGAGCAATCGGCACCACATGAGGAAGACGGAGAGAAACTGGTGAAGGAGACCGAGGAAACGCTGGAAACCAACACCAAAATAGAGGAAAGCTCGTCGGATGGTGAAATGTCAATAAATCCGAAGGAAAATGCGGAGGCCAACAAAGAAATCATGGAAGATTTGGAAAGAATTAGCCAAAGTGTGGAAGATGGCACCAATAGAAGGCCTTCTAAACGTTCTATAAGCGAACCCGATCAGACGAATAACAAGAAGCCAAAGATGGAGAGTGAAGAAGAGCCAAATACTGGAAAGACCGGTGAAGATGTACCAGATAATGTGCTAAATGATGAGCACGAGAACTCAGACGTAGAGGAATCGCAAAAAGATGACTTGAATAACGGTAATAGTAATAGTGGTGAGGACGAGGAGAACGATGATGCGAATAATGGAACAAAGACAGACGATCAGGAGGCAGACgaggaagatgaagatgcCGATGAAATGGGAGACTTTGAAAGTAGTGAAAAAGATGTAGACATTAATGAGAAACGCAAACTTGCTATCGAAGAGTTGATTATTATCGAGTCATCATTTGCGGAATTGAGAGATAAATTATATCAggataaattgaatttactTGAGCATGAATTGCAACTATGTCTAGAAGGGTCGCATCCGGAACTATCCAGGATCtattacaaaattaatcaatttcacCAAGATAGTTTAAAACAGGCCAATTCAAACCTCAActataaattgaaatgcATTGACGTTAGTACCATCGCATCTCGAACCTCGATTCATCAGAACTTCCTCAAAAAGCTTATGGATTGCAAAAACGACATGATTACTGATACGACATCATTGTGGTACAAAATAAACAAAGAACGTAACCAACTAGATCAACTAGTCCCGGACTATAACTTCACTGCCATCCCACTGATACCGAATTATACGGCTACTGTGCCCATAGAAGAGGGTGCTAATGGTGTAGCCAATGGCATACTAAATGGTCATGAGATTGCTCCGTTGAGCAAAAAAACAATCAAACAAAATACGGTGTTCGAATTAGTAGAGCAACGAAACAACTTGAATTGTCAATTGGGAATATTGAATGGGTTATTACAGTTCCATGGTCTCCCTTCTGCTCTATACTCGAATGTAGATGACAATTTTGTCGGGCCAAGCCAAGAACTATTATTGAGAAAGGCAACCGACGATGAAATCAATGAGGACTTAAGGGCTATGGGAATACCCATGTAG
- a CDS encoding DEHA2C16280p (similar to GLV|CAGL0J01699g Candida glabrata and GLV|KLLA0D04334g Kluyveromyces lactis) — protein sequence MRATRVLLNSAKKSSIAANLPIEMYPLFAAMGVAVASGCFFTYRHFAHDKELRLWKNANLSNLDNVLNAEVHKNEAGNKDEKKEENKD from the coding sequence atGAGAGCTACCCGtgttttattgaattctgCTAAGAAAAGCAGTATTGCCGCAAATCTTCCAATTGAAATGTACCCATTATTCGCTGCTATGGGAGTTGCAGTTGCATCGGGATGCTTTTTCACTTACAGGCATTTTGCCCACGATAAAGAATTGAGATTGTGGAAAAACGCCAATTTATCCAACTTAGACAATGTGTTGAATGCTGAAGTCCACAAGAACGAAGCAGGAAACAAggatgaaaagaaagaagaaaacaaggATTAA